The Streptomyces seoulensis genome contains a region encoding:
- a CDS encoding gas vesicle protein, giving the protein MSDSLAGRMPAPPRTAPSYAGQGSSANLADILERVLDKGIVIAGDIQINLLDIELLTIKLRLLVASVDKAKEMGIDWWEHDPSLSSRAKPASAAPAAPDPALSEENERLRAEIARLRAATELPAGHTADGGARPEPAEREAGRE; this is encoded by the coding sequence GTGTCCGATTCACTCGCCGGTCGTATGCCGGCCCCTCCGCGCACCGCGCCGTCCTACGCGGGGCAGGGAAGCAGTGCCAACCTGGCCGACATTCTGGAGCGGGTCCTCGACAAGGGAATCGTGATCGCGGGGGACATCCAGATCAATCTGCTCGACATCGAGCTGCTGACCATCAAACTCCGCCTGCTCGTCGCGTCCGTCGACAAGGCGAAGGAGATGGGCATCGACTGGTGGGAGCACGATCCCTCGCTGTCCTCCCGCGCGAAGCCCGCCTCCGCGGCTCCCGCCGCCCCCGACCCGGCGCTGAGCGAGGAGAACGAGCGGCTGCGTGCCGAGATCGCCCGGCTGCGCGCCGCCACCGAGCTGCCCGCCGGCCACACGGCCGACGGCGGCGCCCGGCCGGAGCCCGCGGAACGGGAGGCAGGCCGTGAGTGA